The genomic region TTCTTTGGAATTTCTTTTTCTGTAAAATAACACTTTCTTTCCTTTTTACAGCTTTGATCTTCTGTTGGAAGCATGTTGTCTACTCTGAAGCTCACAATCTTCCTGTGCTGTTTAGTGATTTGTAGTTTTTTAACTCTTTCATTCTACCTACGTCAGCAACAAACTAAACAGAATGTAACTCGAAGAGATAATGCTGATATTAGCAGCAAGTCGATAACAGCACTTGGAGATAACAAGACCTACATCATCTCTGCCTATTATGACTCTCGAATAACTGAATCAGTGCGAGTACTTGCAATAATCCATGAGTCGGTGAAGGAACTTTATTGCAGGTTTCATTGCACAAACAAGGATAATATTCTTGTTGCGGCACAAATAGACCTTCATATTGAAAGATACGGATTTCCATATGGTACAGCAGATCTTCTGTGTGAGGAGCCTCCTaactgtgtttatgtgtatgtgtctgttcaTTGGTCCAAAACACAAATGACTAACTATGTTCCTAGGTTTGAGGTAAAAAATCGTGTTGTTGGACCATTCTCTGCAAACTTTACCGTCTGTATCTCTGCGCTATATGGAGAGTATAATAATGTATTACAGATGATTCAGAGCTTTGAGATGTATAAACTACTTGGAGCAAATAGAGTAACGATTTATAAGAACGGATGCCATGAGAATGTTGAGAAGGTCTTACAATATTATGTTAAAGAAGGGTTCCTAGATGTAGTAACGTGGCCAATAGACAGATACCTGCGGACATCTGCAATGTGGAATTACTCCTCTGATCCAAACAGTCAAATTAGTTATTATGGTCAAGCTGCAGCACTAAATGATTGTATATATAGAAACATGTTTAAAAGTCAGTTTATTCTTCTAAATGACATTGATGAAATTATTCTTCCAACAAGTCATCGTGACTGGAAATCACTATTGTTAAGTCTTAAGAAAAAACATCCAAATACCAGTGTCTTCCGTTTCAGCAATCATGTTTTTCCAGCACATATTAATGGCGCTATTGACAACAAGTGGAATAATGTTCCTGGGGTGAATATGTTTCTTCACAACTATAGAGAACCTTTAAACCACAAAGCTTTCGATAAGCGGAAAATGATAATAAACCCAAGGAAGATGTTTCAGATCTCAATTCACAGAGTTTTGACGTATGTTGGAAAATCTACAGATTTTAACAGTGAAGTTGGAATTCTTTTTCATTGCAGAAAAACAGAACGACCAGAACTTGCCCCAGAGTCTCTTATTGAAGACAACATTCTCTGGAGATACCGTGCACTCATGATGGAGAAGGTGGATGGTGTCATTAATAATATTCACTTAAACAAATAAGATATATATAGTTACAGTGTGACCGGAACTTGCCCCAGAGTCTCTTATTGAAGACAATATTCTCTTGAGATACCATGCGCTCATGGTGGAGAAGGTAGATGGTGTCATTAATAATATTCACTTAAACACATGAGATCTATATAGTTACAGTGTGACCGGAACTTGCCCCAGAGTCTCTTATTGAAGATAACATTCTCTGGAGATACCGTGCGCTCATAGTGGAGAAGGTAGACAGTCTAATTATTAATATTCACTTAAACACATGAGTGCTATATAGTTTTAGTCTATTGATTTAAAATGTTAACATCAAACATGGAAAATAACAGCAGCTGCACCTAAAAAACAATCTTGTCTCATCACTAAGGACAACTCAGTACAttgattttgttattttatattctCCTCTTAACCAGAAATGATCATATGGCTTTACTTTATAAGAAATCCAGTTGCACAGGTACATACTGTTCCCCATCTGTGTTTACTGGTATTTTTCATCAAAAAGAAGCCGCTCTGTACAAGAAGTTGAGCACTATCTATCAGTTGCGATGAGATGTTTTCCATTTTGATTTTTTATAAGCCCTATATtttacatgtgccagtcctgtttctaCTGAGTACAATCATATTATTAACATGTAATCCATGCTCCATATACAGTActaatattcctttttgctacatcTTGTATCCACAAAAAACTATATTATTCATGTACTACTTCCCCTCACCACCTGAAacattcattagcccatctcttttaTGTTCACCTCACATTTTCCTaaactctctctcacctctctgtgCCACATTGACACTCTCAAAACTGCAAacctgtatctcatcttatgtcactcatTGTCTTTAAGATCCAAGGAACTCAAACAGAGACTTAAGTCAAGAGGATACACTTATAAGGGATTAAGAAAGCTTATCATCGAGCACTACACACTAATAGACAGAGCCTACTGATACCAAAAAAGAAAACAGATACTTTTGACAACAAAGTGAGATTTGTCACAACATACAATGGTAGACATAAAGAGATTATGATCTGTGAAGAACGGTGGGAAGGTGTACACTTGAAGATACTCTGATATCGAATTGTACTACGGATTTTTCTGTCACACTCTGATCAGACTGGAGCCTGTTAACTTGGAACATTACCAAATTTTGAGTTCTAAGACACTTATCTAAAAAGAGACACTTAATAAGACTTTTACTGTTCTCTCCTAATAGGAGTGTTTTTTATCTGCTCTTATATACGTCTTGTTGTTTGTTAAAAACAGACAGTGGAGACACGTTTTGTCTTACTTGTGCATG from Bombina bombina isolate aBomBom1 chromosome 2, aBomBom1.pri, whole genome shotgun sequence harbors:
- the LOC128647613 gene encoding beta-1,4-galactosyltransferase galt-1-like translates to MLSTLKLTIFLCCLVICSFLTLSFYLRQQQTKQNVTRRDNADISSKSITALGDNKTYIISAYYDSRITESVRVLAIIHESVKELYCRFHCTNKDNILVAAQIDLHIERYGFPYGTADLLCEEPPNCVYVYVSVHWSKTQMTNYVPRFEVKNRVVGPFSANFTVCISALYGEYNNVLQMIQSFEMYKLLGANRVTIYKNGCHENVEKVLQYYVKEGFLDVVTWPIDRYLRTSAMWNYSSDPNSQISYYGQAAALNDCIYRNMFKSQFILLNDIDEIILPTSHRDWKSLLLSLKKKHPNTSVFRFSNHVFPAHINGAIDNKWNNVPGVNMFLHNYREPLNHKAFDKRKMIINPRKMFQISIHRVLTYVGKSTDFNSEVGILFHCRKTERPELAPESLIEDNILWRYRALMMEKVDGVINNIHLNK